A single genomic interval of Microbacterium sp. BLY harbors:
- the fliS gene encoding flagellar export chaperone FliS, whose translation MSMNAALRAQQRYREDAILSAPPERLVTMLYDRLLLDIERAETAQRAADWGEANAQLQHAQAIVTELSSSLTDDWNGSAGLRSLYVFLTQTLIGANIGRDPERTRACRELVVPLRDAWHAAALAVAEGRA comes from the coding sequence ATGAGCATGAACGCCGCCCTGCGCGCCCAGCAGCGCTACCGCGAGGACGCCATCCTCTCCGCCCCGCCGGAGCGCCTGGTGACGATGCTCTACGACCGCCTTCTGCTCGACATCGAACGCGCCGAGACCGCGCAGCGGGCAGCCGACTGGGGCGAGGCCAACGCCCAGCTCCAGCACGCGCAGGCCATCGTCACCGAGCTGTCGTCGTCCCTCACCGACGACTGGAACGGCAGCGCCGGGCTGCGCTCCCTCTACGTCTTCCTCACCCAGACCCTGATCGGGGCCAACATCGGCCGCGACCCCGAGCGCACCCGCGCCTGCCGGGAGCTCGTCGTGCCGCTGCGCGACGCGTGGCACGCCGCCGCCCTGGCCGTCGCGGAGGGCCGCGCGTGA
- the fliD gene encoding flagellar filament capping protein FliD encodes MSLSLDGLVSGLKTTEVIKALMDVHAIPRTLLKAKIDDKNVIMTQLRTLNTAVQNLAAAAEKAAAPGGLDRFTGTSSSESVKVALRTGAAPVSTDIVVDRLAQAHTVVSAAASRWPADPPVLVLEDAAGERIEVQADSTSMQDIAQAINDADTGILATAVPAGTAADGTPVYRLQLRAEESGEAGRFRVYSGDLAAVAAGTAADVSAEPGAAVIATGTDAQLRLWAGTAAEQVITSSGNTFTDLFDGVDVTVSAVSATPVTVTVAVDGEARTAASGEFIALLTDILTRIDNGSKATVATGQGEKTTLGVFTGDSTIRSLRTALADAVQYPVDGVSPSTIGISTDMYGKLTFDEEKFAEALAKDPAAVGSLFSAVASRIEETATSYSDKYEGLLTSRITGQESEVKSLGEQMERWDVRLAQRKASLERTYARLEVMLSQMQSQSSYLASQISALPSSRSGDS; translated from the coding sequence ATGTCGCTCTCGCTCGACGGCCTCGTCTCGGGGCTCAAGACCACCGAGGTCATCAAGGCGCTCATGGACGTGCACGCCATCCCCCGCACGCTGCTCAAGGCCAAGATCGACGACAAGAACGTCATCATGACGCAGCTGCGCACCCTCAACACGGCCGTGCAGAACCTCGCCGCCGCCGCCGAGAAGGCCGCAGCGCCCGGCGGTCTGGACCGCTTCACCGGCACCTCGTCCTCCGAATCGGTGAAGGTCGCGCTGCGCACCGGCGCCGCCCCCGTGTCGACCGACATCGTCGTCGACCGTCTCGCCCAGGCGCACACCGTCGTCTCCGCCGCCGCGTCCCGCTGGCCCGCGGACCCGCCCGTCCTGGTGCTCGAGGACGCCGCGGGCGAGCGCATCGAGGTGCAGGCCGACTCGACCTCGATGCAGGACATCGCCCAGGCCATCAACGACGCCGACACCGGCATCCTCGCCACCGCCGTCCCCGCCGGCACGGCCGCCGACGGCACTCCCGTCTACCGCCTGCAGCTCCGGGCCGAGGAGTCCGGCGAGGCCGGACGGTTCCGCGTGTACAGCGGCGACCTCGCCGCGGTCGCCGCCGGCACCGCCGCGGACGTGTCAGCGGAGCCCGGCGCCGCCGTCATCGCGACGGGCACCGACGCCCAGCTGCGCCTCTGGGCCGGCACTGCCGCCGAACAGGTGATCACCTCGTCTGGCAACACCTTCACCGATCTCTTCGACGGCGTCGACGTCACGGTCTCCGCCGTATCGGCCACGCCCGTCACCGTCACCGTCGCCGTGGACGGCGAGGCCAGGACCGCGGCCTCCGGCGAGTTCATCGCCCTCCTCACCGACATCCTCACCCGCATCGACAACGGCTCGAAGGCCACGGTCGCCACGGGACAGGGCGAGAAGACGACGCTCGGTGTGTTCACCGGAGACAGCACCATCCGCAGTCTGCGCACGGCCCTCGCCGACGCCGTCCAGTACCCCGTGGACGGCGTCTCGCCCTCCACGATCGGCATCTCGACCGACATGTACGGCAAGCTCACCTTCGACGAGGAGAAGTTCGCCGAGGCGCTCGCGAAGGACCCGGCGGCCGTGGGCAGCCTCTTCTCCGCGGTCGCCAGCCGCATCGAGGAGACGGCGACGTCGTACTCGGACAAGTACGAGGGCCTGCTGACCTCGCGGATCACCGGGCAGGAGAGCGAGGTCAAGAGCCTCGGCGAGCAGATGGAGCGCTGGGACGTGCGCCTCGCCCAGCGCAAGGCCTCCCTGGAGCGCACCTACGCCCGCCTCGAGGTGATGCTGTCGCAGATGCAGTCGCAGTCCTCGTACCTCGCGTCGCAGATCAGCGCCCTGCCCAGCAGCCGTTCGGGGGACTCATGA
- a CDS encoding flagellin, with translation MGMQINTNVSALNAYRNLSSTQNDLSKSLEKLSSGLRINRAADDAAGLAISEGLRSQVNGLNVAARNAQDGISVIQTAEGALTEVHSILQRVRDLTAQGANDSNNAKSRDAIQKEINTLGDELTRIAESTNFNGIKLLSGGTTLTFQVGAGAVAAEDQISVALTDFADLGADIKGYAATMTNAATYGAALADIDTEIQAVSTARAGYGALQNRFESTINSLNVSAENLAAAESRIRDTDMASEMVKFTSANILSQAGTAMLAQANQANQGVLQLLR, from the coding sequence ATGGGTATGCAGATCAACACCAACGTGTCGGCGCTCAACGCCTACCGCAACCTGTCCAGCACGCAGAACGACCTGTCGAAGTCGCTCGAGAAGCTCTCGAGCGGCCTGCGCATCAACCGCGCAGCGGACGACGCTGCCGGCCTCGCGATCTCCGAGGGCCTGCGCTCGCAGGTCAACGGCCTGAACGTCGCGGCCCGCAACGCCCAGGACGGCATCTCGGTCATCCAGACCGCAGAAGGCGCCCTGACCGAGGTCCACTCCATCCTGCAGCGCGTCCGCGACCTGACCGCTCAGGGTGCGAACGACTCGAACAACGCGAAGTCGCGCGACGCGATCCAGAAGGAGATCAACACCCTCGGTGACGAGCTCACCCGGATCGCCGAGAGCACGAACTTCAACGGCATCAAGCTGCTCTCGGGCGGCACGACGCTGACGTTCCAGGTGGGTGCGGGCGCGGTCGCCGCCGAGGACCAGATCTCGGTCGCCCTGACCGACTTCGCCGACCTCGGCGCGGACATCAAGGGCTACGCGGCGACGATGACGAACGCGGCGACGTATGGCGCCGCACTCGCCGACATCGACACCGAGATCCAGGCGGTCTCGACCGCACGCGCCGGTTACGGTGCGCTGCAGAACCGCTTCGAGTCGACCATCAACAGCCTCAACGTGTCGGCGGAGAACCTCGCCGCCGCCGAGAGCCGTATCCGCGACACCGACATGGCGTCCGAGATGGTCAAGTTCACGTCCGCGAACATCCTGTCGCAGGCGGGAACGGCCATGCTGGCCCAGGCCAACCAGGCCAACCAGGGCGTGCTCCAGCTGCTGCGCTGA
- a CDS encoding sigma-70 family RNA polymerase sigma factor, whose product MSSRAERNRLVEANLPLVGYLAADTHARATHIPREELAAVGALALVTAADAYDPALGVPFGAYARRRILGAFADEMRAMDWASRGIRKRIKETVAVRDTLTAALGRTATATEVATAMGSPKEAVVEALADAARTVSTLDDPATRELVADIPLPEESALVGERREVLEHAITALPERMRRIIVAVYFEERPVKEIAEELGVTHSAVSQQRSEAVRLLRDALDRYFADGAVPAPTTTRVSPAARDAYFGRIAEAAGARIGDVFRAAAPA is encoded by the coding sequence ATGTCGTCGCGCGCTGAGCGCAACCGCCTCGTCGAGGCCAACCTCCCCCTGGTCGGCTATCTCGCCGCGGACACCCATGCTCGGGCAACCCACATCCCCCGCGAAGAGCTCGCCGCCGTCGGCGCGCTCGCCCTCGTGACCGCCGCCGACGCGTACGACCCCGCGCTCGGCGTCCCCTTCGGCGCCTACGCCCGGCGTCGCATCCTCGGCGCGTTCGCCGACGAGATGCGCGCGATGGACTGGGCCTCGCGGGGCATCCGCAAACGCATCAAGGAGACCGTCGCCGTCCGCGACACTCTCACCGCCGCGCTCGGACGCACGGCCACGGCCACCGAGGTCGCCACCGCGATGGGCTCCCCCAAGGAGGCCGTGGTCGAGGCCCTCGCCGACGCCGCCCGCACGGTGTCGACCCTCGACGACCCTGCGACCCGCGAACTCGTCGCCGACATCCCCCTCCCGGAGGAGTCCGCACTGGTCGGCGAACGGCGGGAGGTGCTGGAGCACGCCATCACCGCTCTCCCGGAGCGCATGCGCCGCATCATCGTGGCCGTCTACTTCGAGGAGCGTCCGGTGAAGGAGATCGCCGAGGAGCTCGGCGTCACCCATTCGGCCGTCTCCCAGCAGCGCTCTGAGGCGGTGCGCCTGCTCCGCGACGCCCTCGACCGGTACTTCGCCGACGGCGCCGTGCCCGCGCCCACCACCACGCGGGTGTCACCCGCGGCGCGGGACGCCTACTTCGGCCGCATCGCGGAAGCCGCCGGCGCCCGGATCGGCGATGTGTTCCGCGCCGCCGCGCCCGCCTAA
- the flgN gene encoding flagellar export chaperone FlgN has translation MGANELSMQLWRERELLEMLLFKLDEQQLLLAAGRSQWIQFAAREIDQVLDRLRSAGLARTVEVAGVAEEWGAPEDATISQLIEHAPDGAWGDVFSDHMRALVRLTAEVEQMRDSTAEQLSGVLRATQETIAALGQESGEYTTRGDRAREDAARIIDTEM, from the coding sequence ATGGGAGCCAACGAACTATCGATGCAGCTCTGGCGAGAGCGCGAGCTGCTCGAGATGCTGCTTTTCAAACTCGATGAGCAGCAACTGCTGCTCGCCGCCGGACGTTCGCAATGGATACAGTTTGCGGCACGCGAGATCGATCAGGTACTCGATCGTCTCCGCTCCGCGGGACTGGCCAGGACCGTCGAGGTCGCCGGCGTCGCCGAGGAGTGGGGGGCGCCGGAGGACGCGACCATCTCGCAGCTCATCGAGCACGCGCCGGACGGCGCCTGGGGCGACGTCTTCTCCGACCACATGCGCGCCCTCGTGCGGCTGACCGCGGAGGTCGAGCAGATGCGCGACTCCACCGCGGAGCAGCTCAGCGGGGTCCTCCGCGCCACGCAGGAGACCATCGCCGCGCTCGGCCAGGAGAGCGGCGAATACACCACGCGCGGCGACCGTGCCCGCGAGGACGCCGCCCGCATCATCGACACCGAGATGTGA
- the flgK gene encoding flagellar hook-associated protein FlgK, translating to MSTFSGLTTAASGLAAARRGMDVVGQNIANQKTEGYTRQRVETSSIAAVAQTGRFSMGALPGHGVSIDGVARLGDALLDARVRDTIGAAGYWATRALAATTAESALAEPTDKGLANRLTTFWAGWQDLANTPDSGAAAASVLESAKELAAHISGGYRTVAAQWTAARGTAERTVSQVNAAADQIAVLNTEIRDALAAGRSANELTDRRTVLAEDVARLAGATATVEADGTLTVRLGGNALVAGGDARHIALTGSATIDGATRVGVAWESVPDLPLVVDGGELGGSLSVLAPAADGGMLAQLAATYDRVATALATALNEQHRAGVTATGQPGGDFFTVPATGSAALGLRVAVATPAELALAAPGAGAKDASNADLISQIGQRATSPDALWTDQVTRFGVATAADVQRATVSDAAAVGAVGAQQSVAAVDGDEETISLLTYQTAYQAAARVLTAVDEALDVLINRTGVVGR from the coding sequence ATGTCGACCTTCAGTGGATTGACCACCGCCGCCAGCGGCCTCGCCGCCGCGCGGCGGGGCATGGACGTGGTCGGGCAGAACATCGCCAACCAGAAGACCGAGGGGTACACGCGGCAGCGCGTCGAGACCTCGTCGATCGCCGCCGTCGCGCAGACCGGACGATTCAGCATGGGCGCCCTGCCGGGGCACGGCGTGTCGATCGACGGCGTCGCCCGGCTCGGCGACGCGCTGCTCGACGCCCGGGTCCGTGACACGATCGGCGCCGCGGGCTACTGGGCGACGCGGGCGCTCGCGGCCACGACGGCGGAGTCGGCGCTGGCCGAACCGACCGACAAGGGCCTCGCGAACCGGCTGACGACGTTCTGGGCGGGGTGGCAGGACCTCGCCAACACCCCCGACTCGGGGGCGGCCGCCGCGAGCGTGCTGGAGTCGGCGAAGGAGCTCGCCGCGCACATCTCGGGCGGCTACCGCACCGTCGCGGCCCAGTGGACGGCAGCGCGCGGGACCGCGGAGCGGACCGTCAGCCAGGTCAACGCCGCCGCCGACCAGATCGCCGTGCTCAACACGGAGATCCGCGACGCGCTCGCCGCGGGACGCTCCGCCAACGAGCTCACCGATCGCCGCACCGTGCTGGCGGAGGATGTGGCCCGGCTCGCCGGAGCGACGGCGACGGTGGAGGCCGACGGGACGCTCACGGTGCGACTGGGCGGCAACGCGCTGGTCGCCGGCGGCGACGCCCGGCACATCGCCCTGACCGGATCCGCGACCATCGACGGCGCCACCCGCGTCGGCGTGGCGTGGGAGTCCGTGCCCGACCTCCCCCTCGTCGTCGACGGCGGAGAGCTCGGCGGCTCGCTGTCCGTGCTGGCGCCGGCCGCCGACGGCGGGATGCTGGCCCAGCTCGCCGCGACGTACGACCGCGTGGCCACGGCGCTGGCCACGGCGCTCAATGAGCAGCACCGCGCGGGCGTCACCGCGACCGGACAGCCCGGAGGGGACTTCTTCACGGTTCCGGCGACCGGTTCGGCCGCGCTCGGCCTGCGGGTCGCCGTCGCGACGCCGGCGGAGCTCGCCCTTGCCGCACCGGGGGCGGGCGCGAAGGACGCGAGCAACGCCGACCTGATCTCGCAGATCGGTCAGCGCGCGACGTCCCCGGACGCGCTGTGGACGGACCAGGTGACGCGCTTCGGCGTCGCGACCGCCGCCGACGTGCAGCGGGCCACGGTGTCCGACGCGGCCGCGGTCGGCGCGGTCGGGGCCCAGCAGTCGGTCGCCGCGGTCGACGGCGACGAGGAGACGATCAGCCTCCTCACCTACCAGACCGCCTACCAGGCCGCGGCCCGAGTGCTCACCGCCGTCGATGAGGCGCTCGACGTCCTCATCAACCGCACGGGCGTCGTCGGACGCTGA
- the flgL gene encoding flagellar hook-associated protein FlgL, producing MISRVTQTTMTQTAMRQLQSHLSELARLQDQATSQKAFAAPSDDPAAAAAALALHAEQRRTEQYARNIDDGLAWVTAADSAITSSTSLLSRVRDLTAQGANDGALDAAAKEALAVELEGIRDELLAQANTRLLGRSVFAGTSDTAAFAADYSYSGVAGSDVSRRVSDAAAVRVDTDGAAVFGVGDDSVFALVDRIAADLRSGTNVGPRLAEIDSRRTAMLGVQGSVGTRQAQIERAKEAAVQNSVSLESRRAAVEDVDSVEVLIRLQAQELVYRSALAVNARVLQPTLMEFLR from the coding sequence GTGATCTCTCGCGTGACCCAGACCACCATGACGCAGACGGCGATGCGCCAGCTGCAATCCCACCTGTCCGAGCTGGCGCGGCTGCAGGACCAGGCGACGTCGCAGAAGGCCTTCGCCGCCCCCTCCGACGACCCGGCCGCGGCCGCGGCGGCGCTCGCGCTGCACGCGGAGCAGCGGCGCACGGAGCAGTACGCGCGCAACATCGACGACGGCCTGGCCTGGGTGACGGCGGCGGACTCCGCCATCACCTCCAGCACGTCCCTGCTGTCCCGCGTCCGCGATCTCACGGCGCAGGGGGCCAACGACGGGGCGTTGGACGCCGCGGCGAAGGAGGCTCTGGCCGTCGAGCTCGAGGGCATCCGCGACGAGCTCCTCGCCCAGGCGAACACCCGGCTGCTCGGCCGTTCCGTGTTCGCCGGCACCTCGGACACGGCGGCGTTCGCCGCCGACTACTCGTACAGCGGGGTGGCGGGTTCGGACGTCTCCCGGCGGGTGTCGGATGCGGCGGCGGTCCGCGTGGACACGGACGGCGCCGCGGTGTTCGGCGTCGGCGACGACTCGGTGTTCGCCCTCGTCGACCGCATCGCCGCCGACCTCCGCTCCGGCACCAACGTCGGCCCCCGGCTGGCGGAGATCGACTCCCGCCGGACGGCGATGCTCGGTGTGCAGGGCTCGGTGGGCACCAGACAGGCTCAGATCGAACGCGCCAAGGAGGCGGCAGTGCAGAATTCCGTGTCCCTCGAGTCCCGCCGGGCGGCGGTCGAGGACGTCGACTCGGTCGAGGTGCTCATCCGCCTACAGGCGCAGGAGCTTGTGTACCGCTCGGCGCTCGCCGTCAATGCGCGGGTGCTGCAGCCCACGCTGATGGAGTTCCTGCGATGA
- a CDS encoding flagellar assembly protein FliW translates to MTAALTFTSPPPGLAPHVDFALAPVDGADGLFAMRAVQDESLRLYLVDPNTVLAEYAPTLSDTQVADLSLGSPEDALVLVVAHPASDGVSVNLLAPVVVNRTTGAAAQVILEDQDYPVRAPLG, encoded by the coding sequence ATGACCGCGGCGCTCACCTTCACGTCTCCGCCGCCCGGGCTCGCCCCGCACGTCGACTTCGCGCTCGCGCCCGTCGACGGCGCGGACGGCCTGTTCGCGATGCGGGCCGTCCAGGACGAGTCCCTGCGGCTGTATCTGGTCGACCCGAACACGGTGCTCGCCGAGTACGCCCCGACGCTCAGCGACACCCAGGTCGCCGACCTCTCACTGGGCTCTCCGGAGGACGCCCTCGTGCTCGTGGTCGCCCACCCGGCATCCGACGGCGTGAGCGTCAACCTCCTCGCGCCGGTCGTCGTCAACCGCACGACCGGGGCGGCGGCGCAGGTGATCCTGGAGGATCAGGACTACCCGGTGCGGGCCCCGCTGGGCTGA
- the tsaB gene encoding tRNA (adenosine(37)-N6)-threonylcarbamoyltransferase complex dimerization subunit type 1 TsaB: MILAVDTSLGTAVALIDPDGTRRADAGTADPLGHAEVIGDLVRDVLRDGGADSITHVVAGMGPGPFTGLRIGIATARAFALGRGVPVVPVPSHTAAALTVLETVTGPFAVVTDARRREVAVTVFDGQDEDGIPRTVADTVLVRAADADAHLGDIRRVDVTTLSAVDLARVGARALAAGRTLAGDEPLYLRHPDVTLPGAPKKVGV; encoded by the coding sequence GTGATCCTCGCCGTCGACACGTCCCTTGGCACCGCCGTCGCCCTCATCGACCCGGATGGCACGCGGCGCGCCGACGCCGGCACCGCCGACCCGCTCGGTCACGCCGAGGTCATCGGCGACCTGGTGCGCGACGTGCTCCGCGACGGCGGCGCCGACAGCATCACGCACGTCGTGGCCGGCATGGGGCCCGGTCCCTTCACGGGGCTGCGCATCGGCATCGCCACGGCGCGTGCGTTCGCGCTCGGCCGCGGCGTCCCCGTCGTCCCCGTCCCGAGTCATACGGCAGCGGCGCTGACCGTCCTCGAGACGGTGACCGGACCGTTCGCGGTCGTCACCGACGCCCGGCGGCGCGAGGTCGCCGTGACGGTGTTCGACGGCCAGGACGAGGACGGGATCCCGCGGACGGTCGCCGACACGGTGCTCGTGCGGGCGGCGGACGCGGATGCGCACCTGGGCGACATCCGCCGCGTCGACGTGACGACGCTCTCCGCGGTCGACCTCGCCCGCGTCGGTGCCCGCGCCCTCGCCGCCGGCCGGACACTCGCCGGCGACGAACCGCTCTATCTGCGGCACCCGGATGTGACGCTGCCGGGCGCCCCGAAGAAGGTGGGTGTATGA
- the rimI gene encoding ribosomal protein S18-alanine N-acetyltransferase, with protein MTLREARPDDLDAVMAIEDRSFPTDAWSRETMASELSSPHGRYLVDEEAGAIIGYGGVRALQGSPDADIQTIALDRAFRGRGRGRALLHALLRAAAARGAREVFLEVRADNPAAENLYRSEAFEEIGRRPRYYQPDDVDAIVMRRDLRRHPVAADTPEEANA; from the coding sequence ATGACGCTGCGGGAGGCGCGTCCGGACGATCTGGACGCCGTCATGGCGATCGAGGATCGCTCGTTCCCGACCGACGCCTGGAGCCGGGAGACGATGGCGAGCGAACTGTCGAGCCCGCACGGCCGCTACCTCGTGGACGAGGAGGCCGGGGCGATCATCGGCTACGGCGGAGTACGGGCGCTGCAGGGGAGCCCCGACGCCGACATCCAGACCATCGCGCTCGACAGGGCGTTCCGCGGGCGGGGACGCGGGCGGGCGCTGCTGCACGCGCTGCTCCGCGCAGCCGCGGCGCGCGGGGCCCGAGAGGTGTTCCTCGAGGTCCGCGCCGACAATCCGGCGGCGGAGAACCTGTATCGGTCGGAGGCCTTCGAGGAGATCGGCAGGCGCCCCCGCTACTATCAGCCCGACGACGTCGACGCGATCGTGATGCGACGGGATCTGCGCCGCCACCCCGTGGCCGCCGACACGCCGGAGGAGGCGAACGCATGA
- the tsaD gene encoding tRNA (adenosine(37)-N6)-threonylcarbamoyltransferase complex transferase subunit TsaD, protein MREPLVLGIETSCDETGIGIVRGRTLLSNTIASSMDEHARYGGVVPEVAARAHLEALQPAIDAALAEADVRLADLDAVAVTSGPGLAGALMVGVGAAKGLAVSLDKPLYAVNHLVGHIAADILTPDAAPLEYPTIALLVSGGHTSLLHVRDLTTDVELLGETVDDAAGEAFDKVARLLSLPYPGGPEIDRAAVGGDPDAIRFPRGLSRASDLAKHRYDFSFSGLKTAVARWVERFEAENAAAGAEARALPIADVAASFREAVVDVLVTKALNACADLGVPRLLLGGGVIANRRLREVALARAAAAGVTVRIPPLSLCTDNGAMIAALAAELIASGRPASTLGFGADSTLPVTEIQVAEAVPA, encoded by the coding sequence ATGAGGGAGCCGCTGGTGCTCGGCATCGAGACGAGCTGCGACGAGACCGGGATCGGCATCGTGCGCGGTCGCACGCTGCTGTCCAACACGATCGCGTCGAGCATGGACGAGCACGCCCGATACGGCGGCGTCGTCCCGGAGGTCGCCGCCCGCGCCCACCTGGAGGCGCTGCAGCCCGCCATCGATGCCGCCCTCGCCGAGGCCGACGTGCGCCTCGCCGACCTCGACGCGGTCGCAGTGACCAGCGGTCCCGGGCTCGCCGGTGCGCTCATGGTCGGCGTCGGGGCGGCGAAGGGCCTGGCGGTCTCCCTCGACAAGCCCCTCTACGCCGTCAACCACCTGGTCGGACACATCGCCGCCGACATCCTCACCCCGGACGCCGCGCCCCTGGAGTACCCGACGATCGCGTTGCTCGTATCGGGCGGCCACACCTCGTTGCTCCACGTGCGCGATCTCACGACCGACGTCGAGCTGCTCGGCGAGACGGTGGACGACGCGGCGGGCGAGGCCTTCGACAAGGTCGCGCGGCTGCTCTCCCTGCCGTACCCGGGCGGCCCCGAGATCGATCGGGCCGCGGTCGGCGGCGACCCCGACGCGATCCGCTTCCCGCGCGGTCTCTCCCGGGCGTCCGACCTCGCGAAGCACCGCTACGACTTCTCGTTCTCCGGTCTCAAGACCGCGGTCGCCCGGTGGGTGGAGCGCTTCGAGGCCGAGAACGCCGCGGCCGGCGCCGAGGCGCGCGCGCTGCCGATCGCCGATGTCGCGGCGAGCTTCCGGGAGGCCGTCGTCGACGTCCTCGTCACGAAGGCGCTCAACGCCTGTGCCGACCTCGGGGTGCCGCGGCTGCTGCTCGGCGGCGGTGTGATCGCGAACCGGCGGCTGCGTGAGGTCGCGCTGGCGCGGGCCGCCGCGGCCGGGGTCACGGTGCGCATCCCGCCGTTGTCGCTCTGCACCGACAACGGCGCCATGATCGCCGCGCTGGCCGCGGAGCTCATCGCCTCAGGACGCCCGGCGTCGACGCTCGGCTTCGGTGCCGACTCGACGCTGCCGGTGACCGAGATCCAGGTGGCGGAGGCGGTGCCGGCGTGA
- a CDS encoding class I SAM-dependent methyltransferase: MSELRALLTPAGLELLDAVGPITSTAEAATAVSRLRAAGHSPDLVSAVVGQAHLRAKATAKFGPFAARMLFTRAGLEQATRLAVAARHAQRIRRVGLTGVADLGCGIGGDALAFAGAGLTVLAVDADEVTAALAAYNLAPFGDEATVRHQSAEEALGDPVPGQAIWMDPARRTAGHGETRRVSADDYSPSLDWAFAVAAQRPTGIKLGPAHDRDLLPPDAETQWVSADGSVVELVVWTRELARAGVRRSALVIRGERSHELTGADDAEDAAVRPLGTFLHEPDGAVIRARLIGDVARSLDAGMLDPRIAYLTSDAALTSPFVQSFRVRETLPITPKTINAALKAHGIGRIEIKKRGVDVDPAAFRRRLTLRGDAEATLILARYGDQRRAILADRVPAAD; encoded by the coding sequence ATGTCCGAGCTGCGCGCCCTGCTGACCCCTGCCGGCCTCGAACTGCTCGACGCCGTCGGGCCGATCACGTCCACCGCCGAGGCCGCGACCGCCGTCTCGCGGCTCCGCGCCGCCGGCCACTCCCCCGACCTCGTCTCCGCGGTCGTCGGGCAGGCGCACCTGCGCGCCAAGGCCACGGCGAAGTTCGGTCCGTTCGCCGCGCGCATGCTCTTCACCCGTGCGGGCCTGGAGCAGGCGACCCGCCTCGCCGTGGCCGCGCGGCACGCCCAGCGGATCCGCCGCGTCGGCCTCACCGGGGTCGCGGATCTCGGCTGCGGGATCGGCGGCGACGCCCTCGCGTTCGCCGGCGCGGGGCTGACGGTCCTCGCGGTCGATGCGGACGAGGTGACCGCCGCCCTCGCCGCCTACAACCTCGCCCCCTTCGGGGACGAGGCCACGGTCCGGCACCAGTCCGCCGAGGAGGCGCTCGGCGACCCCGTGCCCGGACAGGCGATCTGGATGGACCCCGCCCGGCGCACCGCCGGCCACGGCGAGACGCGGCGCGTCTCCGCCGACGACTACTCCCCCTCTCTCGACTGGGCCTTCGCCGTCGCCGCGCAGCGGCCGACCGGGATCAAGCTCGGTCCGGCCCACGACCGGGATCTGCTCCCCCCGGACGCGGAGACCCAGTGGGTCAGCGCCGACGGCAGCGTCGTCGAGCTCGTCGTGTGGACGAGGGAGCTGGCGCGCGCGGGGGTCCGTCGGTCCGCCCTCGTGATCCGCGGCGAGCGCTCGCACGAGCTCACCGGCGCCGACGACGCCGAGGACGCCGCCGTCCGGCCGCTCGGGACCTTCCTCCACGAGCCCGACGGCGCCGTCATCCGGGCCCGCCTCATCGGAGACGTCGCGCGCAGTCTCGACGCCGGGATGCTCGACCCGCGCATCGCCTACCTCACGTCGGACGCGGCTCTCACGAGTCCGTTCGTGCAGTCGTTCCGCGTGCGGGAGACGCTGCCGATCACGCCGAAGACGATCAACGCGGCCCTGAAGGCGCACGGCATCGGCCGCATCGAGATCAAGAAGCGGGGTGTCGATGTCGACCCCGCCGCCTTCCGGCGCCGACTGACCCTGCGCGGCGATGCGGAGGCGACCCTCATCCTCGCGCGGTACGGCGATCAGCGCCGCGCGATCCTCGCCGACCGGGTGCCCGCCGCGGACTGA
- the groES gene encoding co-chaperone GroES, producing the protein MSVSIKPLEDRIVIKQVEAEQTTASGLVIPDTAKEKPQEGEVVAVGPGRIDDNGNRVPLDVAVGDRVLYSKYGGTEVKFGADEFLVLSARDVLAVVVR; encoded by the coding sequence GTGTCGGTTTCCATCAAGCCGCTCGAGGACCGCATCGTCATCAAGCAGGTCGAGGCCGAGCAGACCACCGCGAGTGGGCTGGTCATCCCCGACACCGCCAAGGAGAAGCCCCAGGAGGGTGAGGTCGTGGCGGTCGGCCCCGGCCGCATCGACGACAACGGCAACCGCGTTCCGCTCGACGTCGCCGTCGGTGACCGCGTGCTCTACAGCAAGTACGGCGGCACCGAGGTGAAGTTCGGCGCGGACGAGTTCCTCGTCCTGTCGGCGCGCGACGTCCTGGCGGTCGTCGTCCGCTGA